A genome region from Columba livia isolate bColLiv1 breed racing homer chromosome 2, bColLiv1.pat.W.v2, whole genome shotgun sequence includes the following:
- the ARL4A gene encoding ADP-ribosylation factor-like protein 4A — MGNGLSDQTPILSSLPSFQSFHIVILGLDSAGKTTVLYRLQFNEFVNTVPTKGFNTEKIKVTLGNSKTVTFHFWDVGGQEKLRPLWKSYTRCTDGIVFVVDSVDVERMEEAKTELHKITRISENQGVPVLIIANKQDLRNSLSLSEIEKMLAMSELSSSTPWHLQPTCAIIGDGLKEGLEKLHDMIIKRRKMLRQQKKKR; from the coding sequence ATGGGGAATGGACTCTCGGACCAGACGCCGATCCTCTCCAGCCTGCCTTCCTTCCAGAGTTTCCACATTGTCATCTTGGGACTGGACTCCGCGGGGAAGACGACTGTGCTGTACAGACTGCAGTTCAATGAGTTTGTCAACACCGTCCCCACTAAAGGATTTAATACGGAGAAGATCAAAGTGACGCTGGGCAACTCTAAAACGGTCACTTTCCACTTCTGGGATGTAGGCGGCCAGGAGAAGCTGAGACCGCTGTGGAAGTCGTACACGAGGTGCACCGATGGTATTGTGTTTGTGGTGGACTCTGTCGATGTTGAGAGAATGGAGGAGGCCAAAACAGAACTTCATAAGATTACTAGGATATCTGAAAATCAAGGAGTGCCTGTCCTTATCATTGCTAACAAGCAGGACTTGAGGaactctctctccctttctgaaATTGAGAAGATGTTAGCAATGAGTGAGCTGAGTTCTTCCACTCCCTGGCATTTGCAACCTACCTGTGCAATCATTGGAGATGGACTCAAAGAGGGACTGGAGAAACTACATGATATGATAATTAAGCGAAGGAAAATGTTgaggcagcagaaaaagaagagatga